Proteins encoded together in one Colius striatus isolate bColStr4 chromosome 3, bColStr4.1.hap1, whole genome shotgun sequence window:
- the CNGA1 gene encoding cGMP-gated cation channel alpha-1 yields the protein MKVGVIETRHSHTIVPSVVVQDTSEDSGDIDTGENRYVKFIIFQQYLPGALAHYNINNNSNKDEEEKKKKKEKKSKTEKKKDGETQKKKEKKEKNKNKDKSKKKENKEEKKKDIFIIDPSGNMYYNWLFCITMPVMYNWTMIIARACFDELQHDYLAVWFIIDYVSDAIYVADMFVRTRTGYLDQGLLVKEEEKLREKYKTSFQFKLDFLSIIPTDLLYFKLGLNYPELRVNRLLRVSRMFEFFQRTETRTNYPNIFRISNLVMYIVIIIHWNACVYYSISKAIGFGADTWVYPDTSDPEFARLTRKYVYSLYWSTLTLTTIGETPPPVRDSEYFFVVIDFLVGVLIFATIVGNVGSMISNMNAARAEFQARIDAIKQYMHFRNVSKDMEKRVIKWFDYLWTNKKAVDEREVLKYLPDKLRAEIAINVHLETLKKVRIFADCEAGLLVELVLKLQPQVYSPGDYICKKGDIGREMYIIKEGKLAVVADDGITQFVVLSDGSYFGEISILNIKGSKAGNRRTANIRSIGYSDLFCLSKDDLMEALTEYPDAKAMLEEKGRQILMKDGLLDIEAANLGSDPRDLEEKVTYMQGAMDRLQTKFARLLAEYDAAQQKLKKRLTQIEKILKPVIEQEFADLEEVDPSTDKPGASKVE from the exons TCAACAGTATCTACCTGGTGCACTTGCACACTACAATATTAACAACAATAGTAATAAAGATGA ggaggaaaagaaaaagaaaaaagaaaagaagag caagacagaaaagaaaaaggatggagaaacacaaaagaagaaggaaaaaaaggagaaaaacaaaaataaagataagtcaaagaagaaagaaaataaagaaga GAAgaagaaagacattttcattATTGATCCATCAGGAAACATGTATTACAACTGGTTGTTTTGTATTACAATGCCTGTCATGTACAACTGGACCATGATTATTGCTAG AGCCTGTTTTGATGAGCTTCAGCATGACTACTTAGCAGTATGGTTTATTATTGATTATGTTTCCGATGCCATCTATGTTGCTGACATGTTTGTACGGACAAGAACAG GTTACCTAGATCAAGGTCTTCTggtgaaagaagaagaaaaacttcGAGAGAAATATAAGACATCTTTTCAATTCAAATTAGATTTTCTGTCAATCATACCAACTGATCTCTTATACTTCAAGTTAGGACTGAATTACCCAGAATTAAGAGTAAACAGATTACTCAGAGTATCTCGGATGTTTGAATTCTTCCAGCGAACAGAAACAAGGACAAATTACCCAAATATCTTCAGGATCTCTAACCTTGTCATGTACATTGTGATTATTATTCACTGGAATGCTTGTGTATACTATTCAATCTCAAAAGCCATTGGATTTGGGGCTGACACATGGGTCTACCCTGACACTTCCGATCCTGAATTTGCCCGTCTGACTAGAAAGTATGTCTACAGTCTCTACTGGTCAACACTGACCCTGACTACTATCGGTGAAACACCCCCTCCTGTCAGAGATTCTGAGTATTTCTTCGTGGTCATTGACTTCTTGGTTGGAGTACTGATTTTTGCTACTATTGTTGGTAATGTGGGCTCTATGATCTCCAATATGAATGCTGCCAGGGCAGAGTTTCAAGCAAGGATTGATGCTATCAAGCAGTACATGCACTTTCGGAATGTGAGTAAAGACATGGAAAAAAGAGTTATAAAGTGGTTTGACTACCTGTGGACAAACAAAAAGGCCGTGGATGAAAGGGAAGTCTTAAAGTATCTGCCAGATAAACTAAGAGCAGAGATTGCAATCAATGTACACCTAGAAACGCTAAAAAAAGTTCGGATTTTTGCAGACTGTGAAGCTGGTCTCTTGGTTGAACTTGTTTTGAAACTCCAGCCACAAGTATACAGTCCTGGAGATTATATTTGCAAAAAAGGAGATATTGGACGGGAGATGTACATTATCAAAGAAGGCAAGCTGGCAGTAGTTGCTGATGATGGAATTACCCAATTTGTGGTTCTAAGTGATGGCAGCTATTTTGGAGAAATCAGCATTCTTAATATCAAAGGTAGCAAAGCGGGCAATCGAAGAACAGCCAATATTAGAAGTATTGGATACTCGGACTTGTTTTGTCTGTCTAAAGATGATCTCATGGAGGCTTTAACAGAGTATCCAGACGCAAAGGCCATGctggaagaaaagggaaggcaAATCCTAATGAAAGATGGCTTGCTAGACATTGAAGCTGCAAATTTAGGAAGTGACCCGAGAGATCTGGAAGAGAAGGTCACCTACATGCAAGGAGCAATGGACAGATTACAAACAAAGTTTGCCAGGTTGTTGGCTGAGTATGACGCTGCacaacagaaactgaaaaaaagacttACACAAATCGAGAAAATATTGAAGCCAGTCATAGAACAGGAGTTTGCAGACTTAGAAGAAGTAGATCCATCCACAGATAAACCTGGAGCATCAAAAGTGGAATAA